CATAAGCACCAATCAAAGCCTCTCCAGCGCGCTCCCAGGTGTAATGTAGCTCGATTTGTGATCGCGATGCTAGAGCCAAGTCTATTCCTAATTCTGGATTTGCGGCTAGGTGTAAAACTGCGTCTTTAATGCTTTTCGCGGAACCTGGTTTGACGAGTAAAAAGTGTTTTCCGTTGATTCCTAGTTCCCTAACTACTGGTAAATCGCTGCTAATTACTGGCGTACCTGCTGCCATTGATTCTAATACTTTGAGGGGACAACATCCTTGAACTAAATTGCGATCGTTTGGGGTTAATGGTGCGATCGCTGCATCGGCTTGGTGGATATAATTAACTAGTTCTAATTGGGGTAAAGGGGGAATTAAATTCAAGCGTTCTGCTACTCCCAATTTACTGGCGAGTTGTACTATTCTAGGGAAAGAGCGATCGCTTCCCGCAGCACCAATTATTGTCAGTTTAGCTGGTAGATCCCGACAGACTAATTCTAAAGCTTCGATGGCTAAGTTCACACCTTGCCATGAGGACAAAGTGCCAAAGTACAATAACTGAAAATCTCGATCTTGGGAAATATAAGTTTTGAGAAATGGATTGCTAAACTTAAATATATCGAGATCTACACCGTTAGGAATAACTTTGATTTTACTAGCGATCGCTCCACGATTTTGTAAGTATTCTGCGGTAACTTGACTGGGGGTGACGATCAGATCCGCAGCTTCTAGACAAATCTGTTCTTGACTAGTAAGTTTATGTAAAAGTTCTCGATCTTCAGCAACTTTAGGATAGCGATATTTTAGTTCAATAGAAGGCAATCCATTCACTTCAAATACTAATTTTTCACAGATTTTTTGTTTATTCAATGCTAGAGGTAGACCTTCATAAATAGAACGAAAATGAATTACTTGAAAATTACGTTGCTGATACCAACTATGTAGCAAGCGACGAAAGTGTAAAACTCTCTCAATCAAATTTTCTCCCTGATTTGGTAACGTAGTTTGTACAATTCTAGGAGTAATTTCTAGATCTGATATTAGTTCGGGATCGGGAGATAGAGTGACTAAATTAATTTCGCCAAAAGCTGCGGCTAAGTATTCACTAAAAGCCATAATATGAATAGCTGCCCCTTTAGGTGCGGGAACTACATCAAAAGAAATATAAGCTACTGGCGATCGCATTATCATAAGGAAGAAGGAAGAGGGAAGAAGGAAGAAGGAAGAAGGAAGAAGAAAGGAAACCCAACCCCCGATCGTTCAATATTTTCTATATAGTAGTTCTCAATTGAGTGAGGTACAAATTAGTTGTTTAAAACTCTTGTGGGGTGGGCATCTTGCCCGCCCATGAGTACTTGATCGACAGGAGAACCGCTATAGTTTAACTTTTTGTTAAAAAATCTGATTTATGATTTTTTGCGTGTTATACAAGCGAACAGATAAAATAATAACAGTAATCAGCATTTAGTCGATCCTAGTTATGACTATCAATTTAGATTTGTTTCGCCAGCACTTAATTTATGAAACTAACACTTCTGCGGAAATGATTTGTCAAGATATAAAGGAAATTGCTAACTTAGATCGAGAGTCTGAACTACAAAAGCAAAAGTATAATCGCTATGCTAAGTATTTTGGTATAGCAATTGGAGTCTGTTTTCTATTATTTTTAGTTTCAGGAATTTTTGACTTTATACCTTTGGCTGGTATATTTATGATTGCAGGTTTCATAAGTATAATTGGGTTAATTTGGGCGCTAATTCAAGCATCCAAACATGGAAAATTCGATTTAGCCAATTATCGCCATCAAGTTGCATCTGAAATCGTCAAGATGGTATCTAGAGATATGCCACTAGATGCAACTATTTCAGTCCGTTTAGTTTTAAGTCTTCCCACCCAGAAGAACAAATTAGTCGAAACAATTCCTCATCCTTACCAATCTGGATTTAAAATCGATACTTTCCAAGATGAGTGGTTGAAAATTAGAGGAACCTTTACAGATAATACAGATTTTTATTTGACTGCTACTGAAACTAGTCAAACCAAATATGGATGGAAAAGATCTCGTAGCGGTAAATCTAAATATAAATCTAAAACTAAGTCTAAGGGAACAGATCTAGATTTAACTATGCATTATCCCGTCAAAAAATATGGTGCGATTCAAGCATTACGAGGAGATGTTGTTAATGCCTTTAAGTTGCCGGAAAAAGTAGTCTTGAAAAAACTTAAGCAAGGTGAGAAAAACCTCAATGCGATCGCTCATATCCCTAGCGAGATTGCTAACGATAAGTTCTCGATCTACCAAGCAGTAACTATGATGTTTCTTAGTACCTATCAAGTTCTAAATCTGGCGAAAGTTTTGTCCAAGAAATAAGCTTAAATTGAATTACTTTCTCAAAAACATATGATGAATCAAAGAATTTTCAAATTAGTAGTTCTTCAGATTGTAATTATATCCAGTATCTATTTAACAGCCTGTCAGAAAAATGTTTCCACTCAGCCGACAACAACAGTTAACCCTAATGCATCGCCAGTTAGTGAGACAAACGAGTTACCCCCAGTAGTTGAAAACCAATCCCAAATTAAGTTTAAACAAGAAAATGGGAGTGAAAAATTTAGCCTCAAACTCAAAGATGATGGTGCTAAATTAGTTGGAGATAAAGAACGAGAGATTGCTAGATTTAAAGTAGATAACGGCAAAGTTAAAATTAAGAACTCCGCCGAAAAAACATTAGGATATATAGTAACTGAAAGTGGATACTGGAAAGTAGAAAATCCCGAACAAACTCAAGAATTATATATCCTGAGACGACAAAATGATGGAGACTATAAATTAGAAAGTGGAGACAATCGAGAAGTTTACCGGATTAAAAAACGCGACTATGGATTTGAAATAGAATCACCTGACAAAAAATCTCTGTATAAAATCAAACTGAAAGAAGGCAAAACGACATTACAAGATGGATCTGGAAAAACAGTTTTTTCGACTAAATCACAAATGATACCGATCGCGATCGCTTGTTTTGGATTTGACGTTCTTTCCCTAGAACAACAAGCTGGATTGGCTTATGCTATCAATGCTTCTGGAGGTTGAAAAGTCATGCAAATTCAACTAGTTTGGACAGATATAACCACAGGAAAACAATTTAATCCCACTCTTGAAACCCCCATTACTTTGGGAAAAAACTTTCAAGGAATGCCAGCAGAAATGTCTGGAAAACGAGTGTCGAGAATCGTGTTATCAGATCCAACTGTAGCTGGTTATCATGCTTTAATTGATGAATCTCAAGGAGAGTTACTAGTTATCAATCAAAACCCTAATGCTACTACTTTAATCAATGGAGTATCATTACCAAGTAGTACCATTGTTGATGGCGATCGCCTACAAATTGGAGCGTTTGAAATCCAGGTTTTTCTAACAGCAACCGCACCCCAAAATTCAGGCAATACAACGCAATGGAAATGCGATCGCAACTTGGGTTTTCTCATCCCCAAACCCTGCGGACGTACCGATCCTACTGGTTGCCCTCACTGTCATGGTAACCCAAACCAACCAGATGTCTACTACGAGCGATCTTACTATCCAGACTACGGCAACTACAATCGCGGTTATTGGGGACACAATTACTACAGTCAACGGGATTATTATAGTTACAATTCCAATACTGGTAATGTAGACTTTACCGAAGCTGATGCTAACTCAGTGGCAATGGAAAACGATACCGATTATGAGTTAGATATGGGAGCAAGTTGAAGAAATTGGAAAAATAGAGAAGGCGATCGCACTGTAATACCAATTTAACTGAGAAATGCGACAATTCTGGGTAGGGGCGCAACGCGTTGCGCCCCTACTATAAATTTTGGGTAG
This region of Merismopedia glauca CCAP 1448/3 genomic DNA includes:
- a CDS encoding glycosyltransferase family 4 protein is translated as MRSPVAYISFDVVPAPKGAAIHIMAFSEYLAAAFGEINLVTLSPDPELISDLEITPRIVQTTLPNQGENLIERVLHFRRLLHSWYQQRNFQVIHFRSIYEGLPLALNKQKICEKLVFEVNGLPSIELKYRYPKVAEDRELLHKLTSQEQICLEAADLIVTPSQVTAEYLQNRGAIASKIKVIPNGVDLDIFKFSNPFLKTYISQDRDFQLLYFGTLSSWQGVNLAIEALELVCRDLPAKLTIIGAAGSDRSFPRIVQLASKLGVAERLNLIPPLPQLELVNYIHQADAAIAPLTPNDRNLVQGCCPLKVLESMAAGTPVISSDLPVVRELGINGKHFLLVKPGSAKSIKDAVLHLAANPELGIDLALASRSQIELHYTWERAGEALIGAYEELGMRRLRTASR
- a CDS encoding DUF3784 domain-containing protein, with the translated sequence MTINLDLFRQHLIYETNTSAEMICQDIKEIANLDRESELQKQKYNRYAKYFGIAIGVCFLLFLVSGIFDFIPLAGIFMIAGFISIIGLIWALIQASKHGKFDLANYRHQVASEIVKMVSRDMPLDATISVRLVLSLPTQKNKLVETIPHPYQSGFKIDTFQDEWLKIRGTFTDNTDFYLTATETSQTKYGWKRSRSGKSKYKSKTKSKGTDLDLTMHYPVKKYGAIQALRGDVVNAFKLPEKVVLKKLKQGEKNLNAIAHIPSEIANDKFSIYQAVTMMFLSTYQVLNLAKVLSKK
- a CDS encoding FHA domain-containing protein; this encodes MQIQLVWTDITTGKQFNPTLETPITLGKNFQGMPAEMSGKRVSRIVLSDPTVAGYHALIDESQGELLVINQNPNATTLINGVSLPSSTIVDGDRLQIGAFEIQVFLTATAPQNSGNTTQWKCDRNLGFLIPKPCGRTDPTGCPHCHGNPNQPDVYYERSYYPDYGNYNRGYWGHNYYSQRDYYSYNSNTGNVDFTEADANSVAMENDTDYELDMGAS